A genomic region of Stegostoma tigrinum isolate sSteTig4 chromosome 13, sSteTig4.hap1, whole genome shotgun sequence contains the following coding sequences:
- the LOC125458306 gene encoding peroxisome proliferator-activated receptor gamma coactivator 1-alpha-like isoform X2: MADCTLTDEDFSLFVFNYLTENAESQIIEEENEALLAALTETLDDIQVDDVSLSAFKELADGVVTDSLETASLSTPDGSPSTTQADEPSLLRKLLLAPQNVQLNYERQKRTNTTQNASSNHKSKAHRPSIKVEGPQGSKPHSTCQRQHRTFTELHKHLTSTTCPSLFKTDDSILTKKDQSSPVWTSQYHQSHHPQGESEDDGDVDDDCVNDGANKELDCFNDGNGEHKQGQNILQNGTSCFAANKPEDVVASAKGSWTKSSQFTTETELRSVIELIKYMHTYCLPPRKYLVDMTEQSGSCNANCKKLNSDCSLHELIKPSVDNQKLSNSLKSNVSPGLGRNTPDIRKWNIRALSKSSILRQLLENNIALDVSKPYRLHNPLYPVYTHSPSQVEAVLPLIVSQNECDCTYCTETIKCTLEKHRKKCSKSRAARTGGTARKQGNTCLAVRRSLRLNPQANEVLNYDLESASGGSLTRVDLKRTVKEPGSVNVQTMFNEEEKEQVVEIEIDHSGQQLCDSGASIVLDDQRHLQSCNQVRWTEENNNEESSFIPDLPMVPCSNIVEDHQAFTAQDFPFYEIKMQETRTSRKLAKPTSLLLSPESESDSKDSPLESKPFEQSLSVELCGTAGLTPPTTPPHKTTRDDPFKTSIKTESSVDNRINQLPSKDHWSSLSKSAVNKHPEQTELYAYLSKATVTPIQMEGKKVKRSYTRCFGDHDYCQLYRSETEIERNILRLYELPNSNGQQNVKEKHDNYSLYNEKRQKMSPIPNLGLNCEKVEMSKELPVQSSNKKSMKDQEIRAKLFKHFGYPKEAITDEEKQHMIEDTDCDLKKRCCYSDIKLQTWVKKPDTSSRALSPTIALHKQSKSLPKDPLHPQEHQLDRERTKTYTNQQRKASFGSSRTQSRFAVKRESARNGCQEKYSYKKQIWKEENFEKANQMNKKNKAMDECRIIYVGKLACNITQAELKHRFEVFGEIEECRLLGQDRGDMYGYIAYRYSEDAAFALKNGHNLQKQNEPALQLCYGGLRRFRKASYTDLDTSAEDLEPAPIKSKYDTMDFDSLLKEAQKSLTR, translated from the exons TTAAGGAAACTCCTTCTGGCTCCACAAAATGTCCAGTTAAACTATGAGCGACAAAAGAGAACCAATACAACACAAAACGCGTCCAGTAACCACAAGTCAAAAGCACATCGCCCTTCTATCAAG GTTGAAGGCCCACAGGGCAGTAAGCCACACAGCACCTGTCAACGTCAGCATCGAACGTTCACAGAGTTACACAAGCACCTGACATCAACTACCTGTCCTTCCCTGTTTAAAACAGATGATTCCATACTCACTAAAAAAGACCAAAGCAGTCCAGTGTGGACTTCGCAGTATCACCAGTCACATCACCCGCAAGGTGAGAGTGAGGATGATGGTGATGTTGATGACGATTGTGTTAATGATGGTGCTAACAAAGAATTGGATTGCTTCAATGATGGGAATGGGGAACACAAACAAGGACAAAACATTCTACAAAATGGCACATCTTGCTTTGCAGCCAATAAGCCGGAAGATGTGGTGGCATCAGCAAAAGGCAGTTGGACAAAAAGCTCTCAGTTTACCACGGAAACAGAATTGCGTTCAGTAATTGAGCTTATCAAGTACATGCACACATATTGTCTTCCACCTAGAAAATATCTGGTAGACATGACTGAACAGAGTGGTAGCTGCAATGCTAATTGTAAAAAGCTAAACAGTGACTGCTCTCTGCACGAACTTATAAAACCCAGTGTAGACAATCAAAAACTCTCAAATTCCTTAAAGTCAAATGTCAGTCCGGGGCTTGGAAGGAACACTCCAGATATTCGCAAATGGAATATAAGAGCGCTTTCCAAGAGTTCTATTCTAAGGCAGCTATTGGAAAATAATATTGCTTTAGACGTGAGCAAACCTTATAGACTTCATAATCCTTTGTATCCTGTTTACACTCACTCACCTAGTCAAGTTGAGGCTGTTCTACCTCTGATAGTGTCCCAGAATGAATGTGATTGTACTTATTGTACTGAAACCATCAAATGCACACTGGAGAAGCACAGAAAGAAATGCAGTAAGAGCAGGGCTGCTAGAACAGGGGGCACAGCAAGAAAACAAGGAAATACATGCCTTGCGGTTCGACGCTCATTGAGATTGAACCCTCAGGCTAATGAGGTACTGAACTATGATTTAGAGTCAGCTTCAGGTGGAAGTTTGACTAGAGTAGATTTGAAGAGAACTGTAAAGGAGCCTGGGTCTGTGAATGTGCAGACAATGTTCAATGAGGAAGAGAAGGAGCAAGTAGTAGAAATTGAGATAGATCATTCTGGACAGCAACTCTGTGACAGTGGTGCGAGCATTGTGCTAGATGACCAGCGGCATCTACAATCCTGTAATCAAGTGCGATGGACTGAGGAGAACAACAATGAAGAAAGTTCGTTTATTCCTGACCTTCCCATGGTTCCATGCTCTAATATAGTTGAGGACCACCAAGCCTTCACTGCACAGGACTTCCCATTTTATGAAATCAAGATGCAAGAAACCAGGACTAGCAGAAAGCTAG CCAAACCTACAAGCTTGTTACTGAGTCCAGAGTCTGAAAG TGACTCCAAAGATTCCCCTCTTGAGAGCAAACCCTTTGAACAAAGCCTGAGTGtagaactgtgtggaactgctg GACTTACACCTCCAACTACTCCACCACATAAAACAACTCGCGATGATCCTTTCAAGACATCAATAAAGACTGAATCATCTGTTGACAACAGAATTAACCAATTACCATCAAAAGATCATTGGAGTTCTTTGTCAAAAAGTGCTGTTAATAAACACCCAGAGCAAACTGAGCTCTATGCTTATCTTAGCAAAGCCACAGTTACCCCCATTCAAATGGAAGGCAAAAAAGTTAAAAGGTCATACACTAGATGCTTCGGTGATCATGATTACTGTCAATTGTATAGGTCAGAGACtgaaattgaaagaaatattttGAGACTTTATGaacttccaaactccaatggTCAACAGAATGTAAAGGAAAAACATGACAATTATTCACTTTACAATGAAAAGAGACAGAAGATGTCTCCCATTCCAAACCTCGGACTTAATTGTGAGAAAGTAGAGATGAGCAAAGAGCTTCCAGTTCAAAGCAGCAATAAGAAATCAATGAAAGACCAAGAGATAAGAGCCAAATTATTCAAGCACTTTGGTTATCCAAAAGAAGCCATCACTGATGAGGAGAAGCAGCATATGATTGAAGACACTGATTGTGATCTTAAGAAACGCTGCTGTTATTCAGATATAAAGCTACAAACTTGGGTGAAGAAGCCTGACACCAGTTCAAGGGCTTTGTCACCAACCATTGCCTTGCATAAACAATCCAAGTCACTGCCAAAGGACCCTTTGCATCCTCAAGAGCATCAATTAGACAGGGAACGAACAAAGACCTACACTAACCAACAACGCAAAGCATCATTTGGATCTTCACGCACACAATCCAGGTTTGCAGTGAAAAGGGAATCTGCCAG AAATGGCTGTCAGGAGAAATATTCGTACAAGAAACAAATATGGAAGGAGGAGAACTTTGAAAAAGCAAACCAAATGAACAAAAAGAATAAAGCCATG GATGAATGTCGTATTATCTATGTTGGAAAGCTAGCATGCAATATAACTCAAGCAGAACTAAAGCATCGCTTTGAAGTCTTCGGGGAGATTGAAGAATGCAGATTACTCGGTCAAGACAGGGG TGACATGTACGGATACATTGCCTATCGCTACAGTGAGGATGCTGCTTTTGCTCTCAAGAATGGACACAATTTGCAGAAGCAGAATGAGCCTGCCTTGCAATTGTGCTATGGAGGACTCAGACGATTCCGGAAAGCTAGTTACACCGACCTGG ATACCAGTGCAGAAGACCTGGAGCCTGCTCCAATTAAAAGCAAATATGACACTATGGATTTTGACAGCTTGCTGAAAGAGGCACAGAAAAGCCTGACTAGGTAA